One segment of Armatimonadota bacterium DNA contains the following:
- a CDS encoding acylphosphatase: MEEAAVVRARVRLRGLVQGVGFRFFAQREAARLGLAGFARNLPDGSVEIEAEGPRAAVEAFVRRVREGPRGAVVEHAEVTWAAPRGQQGFTIG; encoded by the coding sequence GTGGAGGAGGCCGCCGTCGTCCGCGCGCGGGTGCGGCTGCGCGGGCTCGTCCAGGGGGTGGGGTTTCGCTTCTTCGCCCAGCGCGAGGCGGCCCGCCTGGGGCTGGCCGGCTTCGCCCGCAACCTGCCGGACGGCAGCGTGGAGATCGAAGCGGAGGGCCCGCGGGCGGCGGTGGAAGCCTTCGTGCGCCGGGTGCGCGAGGGACCGCGCGGGGCCGTCGTGGAGCACGCCGAGGTGACCTGGGCGGCGCCCCGCGGGCAGCAGGGGTTCACCATTGGCTGA
- a CDS encoding NAD(+)/NADH kinase, which translates to METVAVLINPTKLSRGSEAAAAVGAAVERFRALGRRVLVSDTAADLLPVPVETAPAEALAGEAGLLVVVGGDGTILHGARLSAGRVPLLGVRTGGFGFLAELNVEELPEAVPRLAAGDFAVEPRMMLEAAVERDGIARDRYLALNDAVVTGTGVARVLRLRAYVNDELLASYPADGLIVSTPTGSTAYSLSAGGPIVHPRVEVLIITPINPHTFNARAVIVGADARVTIEVDPPGRPDAEPRLTVDGQAGQPVRPGERVVARRAEAVTRLVRLSRPSFYGILRAKLAWGERA; encoded by the coding sequence ATGGAGACCGTCGCCGTCCTCATCAACCCCACCAAGCTCAGCCGCGGCTCCGAGGCGGCCGCGGCCGTGGGGGCGGCGGTGGAGCGCTTCCGCGCGCTGGGCCGCCGGGTGCTGGTGAGCGACACCGCCGCCGACCTGCTCCCGGTGCCTGTCGAGACCGCACCGGCGGAGGCGCTCGCGGGCGAGGCGGGGCTCCTGGTGGTGGTCGGGGGCGACGGGACCATCCTGCACGGCGCGCGCCTCAGCGCCGGGCGCGTGCCGCTGCTGGGCGTGCGCACCGGCGGCTTCGGCTTCCTCGCCGAGCTGAACGTGGAAGAGCTGCCGGAGGCCGTCCCGCGGCTGGCCGCCGGGGACTTTGCCGTCGAGCCGCGCATGATGCTGGAGGCCGCCGTGGAGCGGGACGGGATCGCGCGCGACCGCTACCTGGCCCTCAACGACGCCGTCGTCACCGGCACCGGCGTGGCGCGGGTGCTGCGCCTGCGCGCCTACGTGAACGACGAGCTCCTGGCCAGCTACCCGGCGGACGGCCTGATCGTCTCCACGCCCACGGGGTCGACCGCCTACTCCCTCTCCGCCGGCGGGCCCATCGTCCACCCGCGGGTGGAGGTGCTCATCATCACCCCCATCAACCCGCACACCTTCAACGCGCGGGCGGTCATCGTCGGCGCCGACGCGCGGGTGACCATCGAGGTCGACCCGCCCGGCCGCCCGGACGCGGAGCCGCGCCTCACCGTGGACGGGCAGGCCGGGCAGCCGGTGCGGCCGGGCGAGCGGGTGGTGGCGCGGCGGGCCGAGGCGGTGACGCGCCTCGTCCGCCTGTCGCGCCCGTCCTTCTACGGCATCCTGCGGGCCAAGCTGGCCTGGGGCGAGCGGGCGTGA
- a CDS encoding 4-(cytidine 5'-diphospho)-2-C-methyl-D-erythritol kinase, which translates to MRAAARPAAPRRSLRGRRPAAQPTLVVRARAKINLALDVLGRRPDGYHDVATVLHTIALHDTLMLRPHRSAIQLALAPGAAASGVPLSERNLVVQAAQRLRERFAVRAGARITLHKAIPVAAGLGGGSADAAGALVGLARLWRLRADAATLHALAAALGADVPFLLRGGAALGRGRGDRLEPLPALPPLPVVLARPPVAISTAWAYAALDRARGAHPGAAREREHRVQRVPRPDVAAAARALAAGDLRALGKAAGNVFSAVVERRHPIVRDLAAVLRRHGAVVAGLSGSGPVVYGVLEDARRARAAAAALRRLPGVEVWLTRLSARGVTVERRRPQGPRW; encoded by the coding sequence GTGAGGGCAGCTGCCCGCCCCGCGGCCCCACGGCGGAGTCTGCGCGGCCGGCGCCCCGCAGCCCAGCCGACACTCGTCGTCCGGGCCCGGGCCAAGATCAACCTGGCCCTCGACGTCCTGGGGCGCCGGCCTGACGGGTACCACGACGTGGCCACGGTACTCCACACCATCGCCCTGCACGACACCCTGATGCTGCGTCCCCACCGCAGCGCGATCCAGCTGGCGCTGGCGCCCGGGGCGGCGGCCTCGGGGGTGCCGCTCAGCGAGCGCAACCTGGTGGTGCAGGCGGCGCAGCGCCTCCGCGAGCGTTTTGCCGTGCGGGCGGGCGCCCGGATCACCCTGCACAAGGCGATCCCCGTGGCGGCCGGCCTGGGCGGCGGCAGCGCCGATGCGGCGGGGGCCCTCGTGGGTCTGGCGCGCCTGTGGCGCCTGCGCGCGGATGCGGCGACGCTGCACGCACTGGCCGCAGCCCTCGGGGCCGACGTGCCCTTCCTCCTCAGAGGTGGGGCGGCGCTGGGGAGGGGACGGGGGGATCGGCTCGAGCCCCTGCCCGCGCTCCCCCCGCTGCCCGTCGTGCTGGCCCGGCCGCCTGTGGCCATCTCCACGGCCTGGGCCTATGCGGCCCTCGACCGGGCCCGTGGGGCCCACCCGGGAGCGGCCCGAGAGCGGGAGCACCGTGTCCAGCGGGTGCCGCGGCCGGACGTGGCCGCGGCGGCTCGGGCCCTCGCCGCCGGCGACCTGCGGGCGCTCGGCAAGGCCGCAGGGAACGTCTTCTCAGCCGTCGTGGAGCGGCGCCACCCGATCGTCCGGGACCTCGCCGCCGTCCTGCGCCGGCACGGGGCCGTGGTGGCCGGTCTGTCGGGCAGCGGACCGGTGGTCTACGGAGTCCTGGAAGATGCCCGCCGCGCACGGGCCGCGGCGGCCGCGCTCCGCCGCCTCCCCGGCGTGGAGGTCTGGCTGACGCGCTTGAGCGCCCGGGGCGTGACGGTGGAGCGTCGGCGCCCGCAGGGGCCACGGTGGTGA
- a CDS encoding polyprenyl synthetase family protein, translating to MAERALAADLHAYAADRTARVDAALDAWLPPEDAFPAILHRAMRYSVFAGGKRLRPLLVIAAAETVGGAVEPVLPTACAVELINTYSLIHDDLPSMDDAALRRGRPACHRVFGEAMAVLAGDALHALAFELLARPVPGVRPEAATAVVREVAAAIGTGGMVGGQVLDLLAERRPDQPAMPGWPGDLASAVADIHRRKTAALIRACVRAGAILCDASSEELEALDAYGAHLGLAYQVIDDVLDEVGEAQTLGKDARRDAASRKLTYPTVYGVERSRAIAAGLTAQAVEALRPLGARGDLLAGLARLLLAREA from the coding sequence TTGGCTGAGCGCGCCCTGGCCGCCGACCTGCACGCCTACGCCGCCGACCGGACGGCGCGGGTGGACGCGGCCCTCGACGCCTGGCTGCCGCCCGAGGACGCCTTCCCCGCCATTCTCCACCGGGCCATGCGCTACAGCGTCTTCGCCGGCGGGAAGCGGCTGCGCCCGCTGCTGGTGATCGCCGCGGCGGAGACGGTGGGCGGAGCGGTCGAGCCGGTACTGCCCACGGCCTGCGCCGTCGAGCTGATCAACACCTACTCCCTGATCCACGACGACCTGCCCTCCATGGACGACGCCGCGCTGCGCCGCGGGCGGCCGGCCTGTCACCGCGTCTTCGGCGAGGCCATGGCCGTCCTGGCCGGGGACGCCCTGCACGCGCTGGCCTTCGAGCTGCTGGCCCGCCCCGTCCCCGGGGTGCGGCCGGAGGCCGCCACGGCGGTGGTGCGCGAGGTGGCAGCGGCCATCGGGACCGGGGGCATGGTGGGCGGACAGGTCCTCGACCTGCTGGCGGAGCGCAGGCCCGACCAGCCGGCCATGCCCGGCTGGCCGGGCGACCTCGCCTCGGCCGTCGCGGACATCCACCGGCGCAAGACCGCCGCCCTCATTCGTGCGTGCGTGCGGGCCGGGGCGATCCTCTGCGACGCGTCCTCCGAGGAGCTGGAGGCGCTCGATGCCTACGGGGCGCACCTGGGGCTGGCCTACCAGGTCATCGACGACGTGCTGGACGAGGTGGGCGAGGCGCAGACGCTGGGGAAGGACGCCCGTCGCGACGCCGCCAGTCGCAAGCTCACCTACCCCACCGTCTACGGGGTGGAGCGCTCGCGGGCGATCGCCGCAGGGCTCACGGCGCAGGCGGTGGAGGCGCTCCGGCCGCTGGGCGCCCGCGGCGACCTGCTGGCCGGGCTGGCCCGGCTCCTGCTGGCGCGGGAGGCATGA
- a CDS encoding zf-HC2 domain-containing protein, giving the protein MTDGHPGDRLTAYLDGTLPSEEATGVAAHLAACRACHGVLEDLTAVRRLLRALPDPEPPPWVLPKVLARIAARRRRRTRLRWMVAAACAGALLALALNLPVDRGAERTLPGAHFRQHAEASMLHPLADITLAGYLTDAWPYEPLHGLRGERP; this is encoded by the coding sequence GTGACGGACGGCCACCCGGGCGACCGGCTCACCGCCTACCTCGACGGGACGCTGCCGTCGGAGGAGGCCACCGGGGTGGCCGCCCACCTGGCCGCCTGCCGGGCCTGTCACGGCGTCCTGGAAGACCTGACCGCCGTCCGCCGGCTCCTCCGCGCCCTCCCCGACCCGGAACCCCCTCCGTGGGTGCTGCCGAAGGTGCTGGCGCGCATCGCGGCCAGGCGGCGGCGGAGGACGCGCCTCCGGTGGATGGTGGCCGCGGCCTGTGCGGGGGCGCTGCTGGCCCTCGCGCTGAACCTGCCCGTGGACCGCGGGGCGGAACGCACCCTGCCCGGCGCGCACTTCCGACAACACGCCGAGGCTTCCATGCTCCACCCCCTGGCCGACATCACCCTGGCCGGGTACCTGACAGACGCGTGGCCGTACGAGCCGCTCCACGGCCTCAGGGGGGAACGGCCGTGA
- the nusB gene encoding transcription antitermination factor NusB, translated as MSPRRRARDVALQVLFQADVGKAPLEDVLEQVRAERPREEWPFIVELCSGVWARRAEIDRLIAEHLSGWTLDRMPAVDRAVLRLALYELLAMDTPPNVVINEAVELAKKYGTEDSGRFVNGVLGAVYRERLSRVQGQ; from the coding sequence ATGAGCCCGCGGCGCCGGGCGCGCGACGTGGCGCTGCAGGTCCTCTTCCAGGCCGACGTGGGGAAGGCCCCGCTCGAGGACGTCCTCGAGCAGGTGCGGGCGGAGCGGCCTCGCGAGGAGTGGCCCTTCATCGTTGAGCTGTGCAGCGGGGTGTGGGCGCGCCGGGCGGAGATCGACCGTCTCATCGCCGAGCACCTCAGCGGGTGGACGCTCGACCGCATGCCGGCGGTGGACCGGGCGGTGCTGCGCCTGGCCCTCTACGAGCTGCTGGCCATGGACACCCCGCCCAACGTCGTCATCAACGAGGCGGTGGAGCTGGCGAAGAAGTACGGGACGGAGGACTCGGGACGCTTCGTGAACGGGGTCCTCGGCGCCGTCTACCGGGAGCGCCTCTCCCGGGTGCAGGGGCAGTGA
- the tatA gene encoding twin-arginine translocase TatA/TatE family subunit, producing the protein MLPNVGWMELTVILLVLLLVFGPQRLTGLGASLGRALREFRQALRDAEEEEPHTPRTDRGGPQASA; encoded by the coding sequence ATGCTGCCGAACGTCGGATGGATGGAGCTGACGGTGATCCTGCTGGTCCTCCTGCTGGTCTTCGGCCCGCAGCGCCTCACGGGCCTCGGCGCCTCGCTAGGCCGGGCCCTGCGGGAGTTCCGGCAGGCTCTGCGCGATGCCGAGGAGGAGGAACCCCACACCCCAAGGACCGATCGCGGGGGGCCGCAGGCCTCAGCCTGA
- a CDS encoding TlyA family RNA methyltransferase, producing the protein MTAPARSRRAGGAGNAREARRRRLDLLLVERGLASSRERAQAAILAGEVLVDGQPVAKPGRLVPTGAAITVVPRRPRYVSRGGEKLEHALRTFGLDVRGAVALDVGAATGGFTDCLLQHGAARVYAVDVGRGQLDWRLRQDPRVVVRERTHAAHLDARTVPEPVQLATVDVSFISLVRVLPAVARRLAPGGLIVALVKPQFEAGRGMAPGGVVRDPAVHRRVLADLVAWARRQGWGVAGVTVSPLRGPRGNREFFLLLVPDPARGARLLLDDGALAAAIEAAVTAPLEEEARDT; encoded by the coding sequence ATGACGGCACCGGCGCGCTCGCGGAGGGCCGGTGGCGCCGGAAACGCACGAGAGGCGCGGCGGCGCCGCCTGGACCTGCTGCTGGTGGAGCGCGGGCTCGCCTCCAGCCGGGAGCGTGCCCAGGCGGCGATCCTGGCCGGTGAGGTCCTGGTGGACGGGCAGCCGGTGGCGAAGCCCGGACGCCTCGTCCCGACTGGCGCCGCCATCACCGTGGTGCCGCGCCGTCCCCGCTACGTCAGCCGCGGCGGCGAGAAGCTGGAGCACGCCCTGCGCACCTTCGGGCTGGACGTGCGGGGCGCGGTGGCCCTCGACGTGGGCGCTGCCACGGGGGGCTTCACCGACTGCCTGCTGCAGCACGGGGCGGCCCGCGTCTACGCGGTGGACGTGGGCCGGGGGCAGCTCGACTGGCGGCTGCGCCAGGACCCGCGGGTGGTGGTGCGGGAGCGCACCCACGCCGCGCACCTCGACGCGCGGACCGTCCCCGAGCCGGTGCAGCTGGCCACCGTGGACGTCTCGTTCATCTCGCTGGTCCGCGTGCTGCCGGCGGTGGCGCGGCGGCTGGCCCCGGGCGGGCTCATCGTGGCGCTGGTCAAACCCCAGTTCGAGGCGGGACGGGGGATGGCCCCCGGCGGGGTGGTGCGCGATCCCGCCGTCCACCGCCGGGTGCTGGCCGACCTGGTGGCGTGGGCCCGCCGCCAGGGCTGGGGGGTGGCCGGGGTGACCGTCTCGCCGCTGCGCGGGCCCAGGGGCAACCGGGAGTTCTTCCTCCTCCTCGTCCCCGACCCGGCGCGGGGGGCGCGCCTGCTCCTCGACGACGGGGCCCTCGCCGCTGCCATCGAGGCCGCGGTGACCGCTCCCCTCGAGGAGGAGGCCCGCGACACCTGA
- a CDS encoding Xaa-Pro peptidase family protein: MSAVWLPLDERLLRARARLEEEQLDALVVLKPQNRTYLTGFTGGGPSHDTWRDGVALLTPTEVHLLIDFRYLDQAVQEAPQARHVRVSNMAEGLAELVGHLGVRRLGFESEVLTVAQWRQLAERLPEVELVPVAGLDRIRWRKDPEEVERIRRAAAIGDTAFRAVLPLVRPGVRERELALELEFQMRRAGAEALAFDVVVASGPRSAMPHGRASDRPLHAGDLVTFDFGAVVGGYRSDCTRTVVVGRATAEQRRVYEAVRRAQEAAEAGLRPGMTGKAGDALARDLLTAAGFGEAFGHSLGHGVGLEVHEGPTLSPREEATLEPDVVLTVEPGIYRSGWGGVRIEDLVVLRDGGVEVLTGLPKDLLEV; encoded by the coding sequence ATGTCTGCTGTGTGGCTGCCGCTCGATGAGCGCCTGTTGCGGGCGCGGGCCCGCCTGGAGGAGGAGCAGCTCGACGCCCTCGTCGTGCTCAAGCCCCAGAACCGCACCTACCTGACCGGCTTCACCGGCGGGGGCCCGTCCCACGACACCTGGCGGGACGGCGTGGCGCTGCTCACCCCGACCGAGGTCCACCTGCTGATCGACTTCCGCTACCTGGACCAGGCCGTCCAAGAGGCGCCGCAGGCCCGGCACGTCCGCGTGAGCAACATGGCCGAAGGCCTGGCGGAGCTGGTCGGCCACCTGGGGGTGCGCCGCCTGGGCTTCGAGAGCGAGGTCCTGACCGTGGCCCAGTGGCGGCAGCTCGCCGAGCGCCTCCCGGAGGTGGAGCTGGTCCCCGTGGCCGGCCTCGACCGGATCCGCTGGCGCAAGGACCCGGAGGAGGTGGAGCGCATCCGCCGGGCGGCGGCCATCGGCGATACGGCGTTCCGCGCCGTGCTGCCGCTGGTACGGCCCGGCGTGCGCGAGCGCGAGCTGGCGCTGGAACTGGAGTTCCAGATGCGCCGCGCGGGAGCGGAGGCGCTGGCCTTCGACGTGGTGGTGGCCTCGGGCCCGCGCTCGGCCATGCCCCACGGGCGGGCGTCCGACCGCCCGCTGCATGCGGGGGACCTGGTGACCTTCGACTTCGGGGCGGTCGTCGGGGGGTACCGCTCCGACTGCACCCGCACCGTGGTTGTGGGCCGCGCCACCGCGGAGCAGCGGCGCGTCTACGAGGCGGTGCGGCGGGCCCAGGAGGCGGCCGAGGCGGGGTTGCGCCCGGGGATGACGGGCAAAGCCGGGGATGCGCTGGCGCGCGACCTCCTCACCGCCGCCGGCTTCGGGGAGGCCTTCGGCCACAGCCTGGGCCACGGGGTGGGCCTGGAGGTGCACGAGGGGCCCACGCTCTCGCCGCGGGAGGAGGCGACGCTGGAGCCGGACGTCGTCCTCACCGTGGAGCCGGGAATCTACCGCTCGGGGTGGGGCGGGGTGCGCATCGAGGACCTGGTGGTCCTGCGCGACGGCGGCGTGGAGGTCCTCACCGGGCTGCCGAAAGACCTGCTGGAGGTGTAA
- the efp gene encoding elongation factor P: MIAANDFRPGMVVEIDGELHVVMEFQHIKRGRGTAIVRTRLRNLKTGAITERTFMPEERYPRAFMERKPMLYLYHDGTYYVFMDQESFEQVSLDAALLGDATRWLRENTEVQVVFHDGRPLGVELPNAVELAVVETAPGVRGDTVHGGGKPARLETGAVVQVPFFVETGDRIRVDTRTGEYIERVKP, from the coding sequence ATGATCGCGGCCAACGACTTCCGGCCGGGCATGGTGGTGGAGATCGACGGCGAGCTGCACGTGGTGATGGAGTTCCAGCACATCAAGCGCGGGCGCGGCACGGCCATCGTCCGGACGCGGCTGCGCAATCTGAAGACCGGGGCCATCACCGAGCGCACCTTCATGCCCGAGGAGCGCTACCCGCGGGCGTTCATGGAGCGCAAGCCGATGCTCTACCTCTACCACGACGGGACGTACTACGTCTTCATGGACCAGGAGAGCTTCGAGCAGGTCTCCCTGGACGCGGCGCTGCTGGGCGACGCCACGCGGTGGCTGCGGGAGAACACCGAGGTCCAGGTCGTCTTCCACGACGGCCGGCCCCTCGGTGTGGAGCTGCCCAACGCCGTGGAGCTGGCGGTGGTGGAGACCGCCCCCGGCGTGCGGGGCGACACGGTGCACGGGGGAGGGAAACCGGCGCGCCTGGAGACCGGGGCGGTGGTCCAGGTGCCCTTCTTCGTCGAGACCGGCGACCGCATCCGCGTGGACACCCGGACCGGGGAGTACATCGAGCGCGTGAAGCCATGA
- the dxr gene encoding 1-deoxy-D-xylulose-5-phosphate reductoisomerase codes for MTAPRGVAILGSTGSVGRAALEVVLASPRRLRVVALAARRDIERLAAQVERARPQLVAVADPEAAEALRRRLGDAVSPAAGAPETPGPADGGPVVVGGPEGLVAAATHPEAEVVVVGIVGIAALRPTLAAAEWGKRIALASKEVLVAAGPLLLAAARRRGAVIVPADSEHNALFQCLAGEAPESVARVVLTASGGPVLRRPLETLDRVTPEEVLAHPVWRMGPRITVDSATMMNKGLEVIEASHLFGLPPERIEVLVHPQAVVHGMVEFVDGSVKAILALPDMRIVLHHALHHPERRPAPFGHLDLAALGPLTFERPDPDRYPALSLARQAARAGGTAPAVLNAADEVAVARFLAGALPFGDIVRVVRRVVEAHTPVAEPDLEAILEADRWARAEAARVSDTTRGRA; via the coding sequence GTGACCGCCCCCCGGGGCGTGGCCATCCTGGGCTCGACCGGGTCGGTCGGCCGGGCCGCGCTCGAAGTCGTGCTCGCCTCCCCGAGGCGTCTGCGGGTCGTGGCGCTGGCCGCGCGTCGTGACATCGAGCGGCTGGCGGCCCAGGTCGAGCGTGCCCGGCCGCAGCTCGTGGCCGTCGCCGACCCTGAGGCGGCCGAGGCGCTGCGCCGACGCCTGGGCGACGCTGTCTCGCCCGCCGCCGGTGCACCCGAGACCCCCGGCCCGGCGGATGGCGGCCCCGTGGTCGTGGGGGGCCCCGAGGGTCTGGTGGCCGCGGCCACTCACCCCGAGGCCGAGGTCGTGGTGGTGGGGATCGTGGGGATCGCGGCCCTGCGCCCCACCCTGGCGGCGGCCGAGTGGGGAAAGCGCATCGCCCTGGCCAGCAAGGAGGTCCTGGTGGCGGCCGGCCCCCTGCTGCTGGCGGCCGCCCGCCGCCGCGGTGCGGTGATCGTGCCGGCGGACAGCGAGCACAACGCCCTCTTCCAGTGCCTGGCCGGCGAGGCCCCGGAGAGTGTCGCCCGGGTGGTCCTCACCGCCTCGGGCGGCCCCGTCCTGCGCCGACCCCTGGAGACGCTGGACAGGGTGACGCCCGAGGAGGTCCTCGCCCACCCGGTCTGGCGCATGGGGCCACGCATCACGGTCGACTCCGCCACGATGATGAACAAGGGGCTGGAGGTCATCGAGGCGAGCCACCTCTTCGGTCTGCCGCCCGAGCGCATCGAGGTGCTGGTCCACCCCCAGGCGGTGGTCCACGGGATGGTGGAGTTCGTCGACGGCAGCGTGAAGGCCATCCTGGCCCTGCCGGACATGCGCATCGTCCTGCACCACGCCCTGCACCACCCGGAGCGGCGTCCGGCGCCCTTCGGGCATCTGGACCTGGCCGCGCTCGGCCCCCTGACCTTCGAGCGTCCCGACCCCGACCGCTATCCGGCCCTGTCCCTGGCCCGCCAGGCGGCCCGCGCCGGCGGGACGGCACCGGCGGTGCTGAACGCCGCCGACGAGGTGGCGGTGGCCCGCTTCCTGGCCGGGGCGCTCCCGTTTGGGGACATCGTGCGGGTGGTGCGCCGTGTCGTGGAGGCCCACACCCCTGTGGCCGAGCCGGACCTGGAGGCGATCCTCGAAGCCGACCGGTGGGCCCGCGCGGAAGCCGCCCGGGTGAGCGACACCACCCGCGGGCGGGCGTGA
- the ispD gene encoding 2-C-methyl-D-erythritol 4-phosphate cytidylyltransferase: MLRAVPEMCALIVAAGDGTRMGPGEAKPFRLLAGQPILLHTLTAFERCQAVEAVVLVVRGQDVERAWALARAAACRKVMRVVAGGPTRQASVGLGVAALPPDVAVVAVHDGVRPLVTPEAIARVVAAARTTGAALLATKVAETVKVVEGDRVTRTLDRSSLWLAQTPQAFRADLLRQAHAYARATGLLATDDAALVEAMGYAPAVVEGSPDNLKIATPDDLRLAEAILRGRGAAAPEPVG; encoded by the coding sequence ATGCTACGGGCCGTGCCCGAGATGTGCGCCCTCATCGTGGCTGCCGGCGACGGGACCCGCATGGGTCCCGGCGAGGCCAAGCCCTTCCGCCTGCTGGCCGGGCAGCCGATCCTCCTCCACACCCTGACCGCCTTCGAGCGCTGCCAGGCCGTCGAGGCCGTGGTGCTGGTCGTCCGCGGCCAGGACGTCGAGCGCGCGTGGGCGCTGGCCCGGGCGGCGGCCTGCCGCAAGGTCATGCGTGTGGTCGCCGGGGGGCCGACGCGGCAGGCGTCGGTGGGGCTGGGCGTGGCCGCACTGCCTCCAGACGTCGCCGTGGTGGCCGTGCACGACGGCGTCCGCCCGCTGGTGACGCCGGAAGCCATCGCCCGTGTGGTGGCGGCGGCCCGGACGACCGGCGCGGCGCTGCTGGCCACGAAGGTGGCGGAGACGGTCAAGGTCGTCGAGGGGGACCGGGTGACCCGCACCCTGGACCGCTCGTCGCTGTGGCTGGCCCAGACCCCGCAGGCCTTCCGCGCCGACTTGCTGCGGCAGGCGCATGCCTACGCGCGGGCCACGGGACTGCTGGCCACCGACGACGCCGCCCTGGTGGAGGCCATGGGCTACGCGCCGGCCGTGGTCGAGGGCTCGCCCGACAACCTCAAGATCGCCACCCCGGACGACCTGCGGCTGGCGGAAGCCATCCTGCGGGGGCGCGGGGCGGCCGCTCCGGAGCCGGTCGGGTAG
- a CDS encoding sigma-E factor regulatory protein RseB domain-containing protein, which yields MIPLLSVAVAFLLLAPAAPVRASPPAAPLIRAARAATDVAYRGEQLVATHLGGGVQVTLVRVEHDPQGWTRLEYRPVGTARRWVVLRRAHEVIRYDPATRRGTWSSRDPAEQLDDDFATGHLPLLQDNYTVVRGTATLLGRPVDRIELRPRSGDRPTRRIDVDRTTGLALRSERVSPDGRLVQLTAFLSLELLPAGWAARVGPPPDLRLKRRPAARAVTPEEAARRLGRPSLTVATPEGFRRVADYLLDGPRPTWQTIYSDGASTLLVSREPGASPRPPVGSRRLDRAGGAVWVHDIGLQRLVHWAYGGWRLTMVGEVSTDSLLAAADRTGIAAPPRAWDRLLGWLAERGFPGFTP from the coding sequence GTGATCCCGCTGCTGTCGGTGGCCGTGGCCTTCCTGCTGCTGGCCCCGGCCGCACCCGTGCGGGCGTCGCCGCCGGCGGCACCGTTGATCCGCGCCGCCCGGGCCGCAACGGATGTGGCGTACCGGGGAGAGCAGCTGGTGGCCACGCACCTGGGCGGGGGGGTCCAGGTGACGCTGGTGCGCGTCGAGCACGATCCGCAGGGGTGGACCCGCTTGGAGTACCGCCCCGTGGGGACGGCCCGCCGGTGGGTGGTCCTGCGCCGCGCCCACGAGGTGATCCGCTACGACCCCGCCACCCGCCGCGGGACCTGGTCGTCCCGCGACCCGGCCGAGCAGCTCGACGATGACTTTGCGACAGGGCATCTGCCGCTGCTGCAGGACAACTACACGGTGGTCCGCGGGACGGCGACCTTGCTGGGCCGGCCGGTGGACCGGATCGAGCTGCGGCCGCGCAGCGGGGACCGTCCGACGCGGCGGATCGACGTGGACCGGACGACGGGGCTGGCGCTGCGCTCCGAGCGCGTGAGCCCCGACGGCCGCCTGGTGCAGCTGACGGCGTTCCTGTCGCTGGAGCTGCTGCCGGCCGGCTGGGCGGCGCGGGTCGGTCCGCCTCCCGACCTGCGCCTGAAGCGCCGCCCCGCCGCACGCGCGGTCACCCCCGAAGAGGCGGCGAGGCGTCTGGGGCGGCCTTCGCTTACCGTCGCTACCCCCGAGGGCTTCCGGCGCGTGGCCGACTACCTGCTGGACGGTCCCCGTCCCACCTGGCAGACGATCTACTCCGACGGCGCGAGCACGCTGCTCGTCTCGCGCGAGCCGGGTGCGTCGCCGCGGCCGCCGGTTGGTAGCCGCCGGCTGGACCGCGCCGGCGGCGCGGTGTGGGTGCACGACATCGGCCTGCAGCGCCTGGTGCACTGGGCCTACGGCGGGTGGCGCCTCACGATGGTCGGGGAGGTGAGTACCGACAGCCTGCTGGCCGCCGCCGATCGGACGGGGATCGCCGCTCCGCCACGGGCGTGGGACCGCCTCCTGGGGTGGCTGGCCGAGCGCGGGTTCCCGGGCTTCACGCCCTGA